The region AGTTTATTCTGAAAAACTAGGAGAAACTAAGAAAAGGTCCGAAGAGTTAATTAATGGGTTTTTAGAATTAATTCAAAATAATTTAAAAAAAGGAAAAAATATTCAATTTATTGGGTTTGGAACATTTTTATCAAAGGATATGCCAGAAAGAAATGGAGTTAATCCATCTAGTGGAGAAAAAATTAAAATAAAAGCTAGAAAAGTTATAAAGTTTAAAGTAGGAAAGAATTTACAAAAAACAATAAATTTATAGATCATATAAAAAACACTAAAGCTATGAATAACCTTAGTGTTTTTTTGTTTTAATATTTTAATTTATTTAAGCTAGTATTGAAATAAAGTGGTGTTAGACTATTATTTTGTATAAATAGTAGCTTTTTATATATATTATCATAAATATCTAATTTAGTATTTGAATTAAATATAGATTTTGCAAAATCTAAATAATTGCTATAATCCATTTTAGTATTTATTTGTGTTACATTGTAATCGGTAAGATTACATTCTTTTGCAACTATATCTATAACTTCGTCAAGACTAGCTATATCATCAATAAGTCCTATTTTTTTAGCCTCATCACCTAACCAAATACGACCTCCAGCTAAAGGTTCTAATTTTTCATCAGGTATATTTCTTGCTACACTAACTCTATGTTTGAATTCAGTATAAACATCTTGTAAAATATTTTGCAAATGTGTTCTATCATCATCAGTTAGTGAATAACTTGGATCATAAATTCCAGCATATTTTCCTTTTTGTATTACTTGACTATTTATATTAAACTTATTGAAAGCCTTATCAAATTTTGGCAATAAAGAAACAACTCCTATAGAACCAGTAATTGTAGCTTCATTAGCGAAAATTTTCTTTGCACTTGTTGCTATATAGTAACCTCCAGAAGCAGCTACATCTGATAAAGAAGCATAAATAGGTATATGATAAGTATCAGTATATCTTTTTATTAATTTGTGTATCATTTCTGCTTCTAATGCACTACCACCAGGAGAATTTATACGAAGGATAACAGCTTTAATATTTTTATTTTTTTCTATTTGTTCAAATTTATTTCTAACATTTTTTTCTGAAAGTGTTAAATCAGATAAATCCTCATTTGATGAAGTAATATTTCCTTCTAAAGGAACGATTGCTATTGTATTTTTGCTATTATTTTCCATATCTTGCTGTGCAATATCAGATAAACTAATAGTATTATCATCAGTTGCATTTAATTTTTCCATTAGCATATCATAATCCATTATTTCATCTATCAAGCCATAATCTTTTGCAGTATAAGGACTTATAGAATCATATTTTCCATCTAAAATATTATTTTTGAAAGTATTAATATCTAACTTTCTATTTTTTGAAATATTAAGGGCAAAATTATTAAGTCTATTATCAAAAACCCTTGTTAAATCACTTCTTAATTCATCAGACATTTTGTTTAAATAATATTGTTCACCAAATGATTTGTGTGATCCAACATGAATAGCTTCTACTTTTACACCATATTTATCAAAAATATCTTTGAAATATAGTTGGCTAGAATAATAGCCATTTAGTGAAAGCCTTGCACTAAGTGTATTTGGCATAACAATCTTGTCAGCAACACTAGCAAGTCTATATGTTACATTGTCGATATTGCTACCATAAGCATAAATTTTTTTATTAGACATAGGGAATTTTTTTAAAATTTTCATAAATTCTTCTATTTGTGAAGGACTTAATCTTAAAGTATCAAGATTAATAATTAAAGCTTCTACATTTTTATTAAGTCTAATATTATTAAGTGAGTTAATTACAGTGTTAAAATTAATATTATCTTCATTAAAAAAAGCAAGTGTTGGATTATTTTCTTCTTTTACCTTATCTATATCAAATACAACATATTTGTAATTAGAAATTACGGGTTTTTGATTTGATTTTAAGCTAGATTTAGATAAAATTATTAGGCTGATTATAAAGAATATTGCAACACAATAAACAATTTTTAAATTAAAGATTATAAAAGCTAAAATATTTTTTAATATTTTTTTTAACATTCTATTAGTCCACCTCCAATTAATTTATTTTCATAAAAGATAACTATATGTTGACCTTTTGAATTTTGAGCATTTTTAATTTCATATTTAAAATAGAGTTTCCCATCTAAAAAGAATAAATAACCATATAGTCCTTTTGAAGAAAATCTAGGTTGAACAAAAACTCTTTTATTTAATATATCTGTTAAATTTACATGAAAAATATAATTCGTGATTTGTATGCTATCTATCATTAATTTTTCATATGGACCAAGGACAATTTCATTAGTTTTTGGCAAAATTTTAAGTATGAAAATGGGATAAGGAAGTTTAAGACCTAACTTTCTTCTTTGCCCCACTGTATAGAGCTGATATCCTTTATGTTTACCTAAGATTTTTCCACTTTCATCAATAAAATTCCCTTCCTTAGTATCAAGATTTTTTTGTAAAAAAGGAATATATCCATCTTGTGCAAAACAAATACCAGTACTATCTTTTTTATCGTGTGTGATTATATTATTTTTTTTAGCAAGTTCTCTAATTTCAGATTTTGGTGTTTTTCCTAAAGGAAAGAGCATTTTTGATAAATCTTCTTTTGACAAGCGATAAAGCATATAGCTTTGATCTTTTACAGTATCTACATATGTTAGAAGACCATCTTCACTTTTTATAGCATAATGCCCAGTAGCTACATAATCAAAATTTAATTCTTTAGCTAAGTCTAGAAGTGTTCTAATTTTCACCTTTTCATTGCAAATAACACAAGGATTAGGAGTTCTTCCCTTTTTATATTCTTCAATAAAGGTAGTTATAATTTCTTTTTTAAATTTATCTTCAACATTAATTACATAATGTGGAATTCCTAATTGAAAACAAACAATTCTAGCATCATTTATATCATCCAAGGAG is a window of Sneathia sanguinegens DNA encoding:
- a CDS encoding HU family DNA-binding protein, with product MNKKEFISVYSEKLGETKKRSEELINGFLELIQNNLKKGKNIQFIGFGTFLSKDMPERNGVNPSSGEKIKIKARKVIKFKVGKNLQKTINL
- the sppA gene encoding signal peptide peptidase SppA; the encoded protein is MLKKILKNILAFIIFNLKIVYCVAIFFIISLIILSKSSLKSNQKPVISNYKYVVFDIDKVKEENNPTLAFFNEDNINFNTVINSLNNIRLNKNVEALIINLDTLRLSPSQIEEFMKILKKFPMSNKKIYAYGSNIDNVTYRLASVADKIVMPNTLSARLSLNGYYSSQLYFKDIFDKYGVKVEAIHVGSHKSFGEQYYLNKMSDELRSDLTRVFDNRLNNFALNISKNRKLDINTFKNNILDGKYDSISPYTAKDYGLIDEIMDYDMLMEKLNATDDNTISLSDIAQQDMENNSKNTIAIVPLEGNITSSNEDLSDLTLSEKNVRNKFEQIEKNKNIKAVILRINSPGGSALEAEMIHKLIKRYTDTYHIPIYASLSDVAASGGYYIATSAKKIFANEATITGSIGVVSLLPKFDKAFNKFNINSQVIQKGKYAGIYDPSYSLTDDDRTHLQNILQDVYTEFKHRVSVARNIPDEKLEPLAGGRIWLGDEAKKIGLIDDIASLDEVIDIVAKECNLTDYNVTQINTKMDYSNYLDFAKSIFNSNTKLDIYDNIYKKLLFIQNNSLTPLYFNTSLNKLKY
- the mnmA gene encoding tRNA 2-thiouridine(34) synthase MnmA yields the protein MKKVIVGMSGGIDSSVAALLLKEQGYEVIGVSIKHLSDELSNSKNKTCCSLDDINDARIVCFQLGIPHYVINVEDKFKKEIITTFIEEYKKGRTPNPCVICNEKVKIRTLLDLAKELNFDYVATGHYAIKSEDGLLTYVDTVKDQSYMLYRLSKEDLSKMLFPLGKTPKSEIRELAKKNNIITHDKKDSTGICFAQDGYIPFLQKNLDTKEGNFIDESGKILGKHKGYQLYTVGQRRKLGLKLPYPIFILKILPKTNEIVLGPYEKLMIDSIQITNYIFHVNLTDILNKRVFVQPRFSSKGLYGYLFFLDGKLYFKYEIKNAQNSKGQHIVIFYENKLIGGGLIEC